The Blastococcus sp. HT6-4 genome window below encodes:
- a CDS encoding PhoH family protein: MVALLGSADELLRLVEAEVDADVHVRGNEIAVTGQPAANAFTVRVFDELIALIGTGQQLRPDSVRRVIAMLRAGGSERPADVLSLDIISRRGRTIRPKTLNQKRYVDAIDSHTVVFGIGPAGTGKTYLAMAKAVQALTTKQVNRIILTRPAVEAGERLGYLPGTLSEKIDPYLRPLYDALHDMVDPESIPRLMASGTIEVAPLAYMRGRTLNDAFVILDEAQNTTAEQMKMFLTRLGFGSKIVVTGDVTQVDLPGGAQSGLKIVREILDGIEDVHFSNLTSSDVVRHRLVGDIVDAYERWDATRQPATTRPAAGAPTRTSRPRRQGS; the protein is encoded by the coding sequence ATGGTCGCCCTGCTGGGCTCGGCCGACGAGCTGCTCCGCCTGGTCGAGGCCGAGGTCGACGCCGACGTGCACGTGCGCGGCAACGAGATCGCCGTCACCGGGCAGCCGGCCGCCAACGCGTTCACGGTCCGGGTGTTCGACGAGCTCATCGCGCTGATCGGCACCGGCCAGCAGCTGCGGCCCGACTCGGTCCGCCGCGTCATCGCCATGCTCAGGGCGGGCGGCTCCGAGCGCCCGGCGGACGTGCTGAGCCTGGACATCATCAGCCGCCGCGGCCGCACCATCCGGCCCAAGACGCTGAACCAGAAGCGCTACGTCGACGCCATCGACTCGCACACGGTCGTCTTCGGCATCGGCCCGGCCGGTACCGGCAAGACGTACCTGGCCATGGCGAAGGCGGTGCAGGCGCTCACCACCAAGCAGGTCAACCGGATCATCCTGACCCGGCCGGCGGTCGAGGCGGGGGAGCGCCTGGGCTACCTGCCCGGCACCCTGTCGGAGAAGATCGACCCCTACCTGCGGCCGCTGTACGACGCACTGCACGACATGGTCGACCCCGAATCCATTCCGCGCCTGATGGCGTCGGGAACGATCGAGGTCGCCCCGCTGGCGTACATGCGGGGCAGGACCCTCAACGACGCGTTCGTCATCCTCGACGAGGCGCAGAACACCACGGCCGAGCAGATGAAGATGTTCCTCACCCGGCTCGGCTTCGGCTCGAAGATCGTGGTCACCGGTGACGTCACGCAGGTCGACCTGCCCGGTGGCGCGCAGAGCGGCCTGAAGATCGTGCGCGAGATCCTCGACGGCATTGAGGACGTCCACTTCAGCAACCTGACCAGCTCCGACGTGGTCCGGCACCGCCTGGTCGGCGACATCGTCGACGCCTACGAGCGGTGGGACGCCACCCGGCAGCCCGCCACGACCCGTCCGGCCGCCGGCGCGCCGACGCGGACCTCGCGACCGCGCCGGCAGGGGAGCTGA
- the ybeY gene encoding rRNA maturation RNase YbeY, which yields MPVEVSNESEIAVDEAELAGICRFVLGEMKVNPMAELSVLCVDVEYMSSLHERWMGEKGPTDVLAFPMDEFDTGRPDDPEPGPALLGDIVLCPAVAVRQARAAGHSMDDELVLLATHGVLHLLGYDHMEPDEEKEMFGLQSTLIDAWRAAPREPVTGAAVTAPPRGRATGSTSGQETGSR from the coding sequence GTGCCCGTCGAGGTGTCCAACGAGTCGGAGATCGCCGTCGACGAGGCCGAGCTGGCGGGCATCTGCCGGTTCGTCCTCGGGGAGATGAAGGTCAACCCGATGGCGGAGCTGTCGGTGCTCTGCGTCGACGTCGAGTACATGAGCAGCCTGCACGAGCGCTGGATGGGCGAGAAGGGCCCCACCGACGTGCTCGCCTTCCCCATGGACGAGTTCGACACCGGCCGGCCCGACGACCCCGAGCCCGGCCCCGCGCTGCTCGGTGACATCGTGCTGTGCCCGGCGGTCGCCGTCCGGCAGGCCCGGGCCGCCGGCCACTCGATGGACGACGAGCTGGTGCTGCTGGCCACCCACGGGGTGCTGCACCTGCTCGGCTACGACCACATGGAGCCCGACGAGGAGAAGGAGATGTTCGGTCTCCAGTCGACGCTCATCGACGCCTGGCGCGCGGCTCCGCGGGAGCCGGTGACCGGCGCCGCGGTGACGGCCCCGCCGCGCGGGCGGGCGACCGGGTCGACCTCGGGTCAGGAGACCGGTTCCCGATGA
- a CDS encoding hemolysin family protein, whose product MTSGAIVSLVIAVCLVPLAGLFGAMEAALQRVSKARVEELRRDGVKRAAALEEVVAERARHVSLLLLLRIVCEMVSAVIVALLFFDLWDSTLQAVLAAAGVMTVVSYVLVGVGPRTLGRQHAYGTALATAGLVRLLGRVLGPVATLLILVGNAITPGRGFRDGPFSSEVELRELVDMAEERGVVESGERNMIHSVFELGDTIAREVMVPRTDVVWIERTKTVRQALALALRSGFSRIPVIGENVDDVVGVVYLKDLVRRSQHSGDQRGPRVEELMRTPTFVPESKPVDELLRDMQAQRIHIAIVVDEYGGFAGLVTIEDILEEIVGEIADEHDAFQRPEVEQLDDGSMRITARLPVQDLAPLFGVELQETDDVETVGGLLARELGRVPIEGASAEFGGLRLVAESTGGRRNRIDTLLVCRLPDPSADGEDAGDEQQSGATRAEMPAVVEG is encoded by the coding sequence ATGACCTCCGGCGCGATCGTCTCGCTGGTGATCGCCGTCTGCCTGGTTCCGCTCGCCGGCCTGTTCGGCGCCATGGAGGCCGCGCTGCAGCGCGTGTCCAAGGCGCGGGTGGAGGAGCTGCGCCGCGACGGCGTGAAGCGGGCAGCGGCGCTCGAGGAGGTGGTCGCCGAGCGGGCGCGGCACGTCTCGCTGCTCCTGCTGCTGCGGATCGTCTGCGAGATGGTCTCCGCGGTCATCGTGGCCCTGCTGTTCTTCGACCTGTGGGACAGCACGCTCCAGGCGGTCCTGGCCGCAGCGGGTGTCATGACCGTGGTGAGCTACGTCCTGGTCGGCGTGGGCCCGCGCACCCTCGGGCGGCAGCACGCCTACGGCACGGCGCTGGCCACCGCGGGCCTGGTCCGGCTGCTCGGCCGCGTCCTCGGCCCGGTGGCCACCCTGCTGATCCTGGTGGGCAACGCCATCACGCCGGGGCGCGGCTTCCGCGACGGCCCGTTCTCCTCCGAGGTGGAGCTGCGCGAGCTGGTCGACATGGCCGAGGAGCGCGGCGTCGTCGAATCCGGCGAGCGGAACATGATCCACTCCGTCTTCGAGCTCGGTGACACGATCGCCCGCGAGGTCATGGTGCCGCGCACCGACGTCGTCTGGATAGAGCGCACCAAGACCGTGCGTCAGGCGCTCGCCCTCGCCCTGCGCAGCGGTTTCAGCCGGATCCCGGTCATCGGCGAGAACGTCGACGACGTCGTCGGGGTGGTCTACCTCAAGGACCTCGTCCGCCGGTCGCAGCACAGCGGCGACCAGCGCGGTCCGCGGGTCGAGGAGCTGATGCGCACCCCGACGTTCGTGCCGGAGTCCAAGCCGGTCGACGAGCTGCTCCGGGACATGCAGGCGCAGCGCATCCACATCGCGATCGTGGTCGACGAGTACGGCGGCTTCGCCGGGCTGGTCACCATCGAGGACATCCTGGAGGAGATCGTCGGCGAGATCGCCGACGAGCACGACGCCTTCCAGCGGCCGGAGGTCGAGCAGCTCGACGACGGCTCGATGCGGATCACCGCCCGGCTCCCGGTGCAGGACCTGGCGCCGCTGTTCGGCGTCGAACTGCAGGAGACCGACGACGTGGAGACCGTGGGCGGGCTGCTCGCCCGTGAGCTGGGCCGGGTGCCGATCGAGGGGGCCTCGGCCGAGTTCGGCGGTCTGCGGCTGGTCGCCGAGAGCACCGGCGGGCGCCGCAACCGGATCGACACCCTGCTGGTCTGCCGGCTGCCCGATCCGTCGGCGGACGGCGAGGACGCCGGCGACGAGCAGCAGTCGGGGGCCACCCGCGCGGAGATGCCGGCCGTCGTGGAAGGCTGA
- a CDS encoding cytidine deaminase yields the protein MADLHPEDAKLVTLARSARGRTGAAEGAAVRDTDGRTYVAASVALPSLRLSALQAAVAAAVSSGVEGLEAAVVVSAADAVEQEGLAAVRDLTPGAPVHLAGPDGVVRATA from the coding sequence GTGGCCGACCTGCACCCCGAGGACGCGAAGCTCGTCACCCTGGCCCGTTCGGCGCGCGGCCGGACCGGCGCCGCCGAGGGGGCCGCGGTCCGCGACACCGACGGCCGCACCTACGTGGCGGCCAGCGTGGCGCTGCCCTCGCTGCGGCTGTCGGCGCTGCAGGCCGCCGTCGCCGCCGCCGTCTCCAGCGGGGTCGAGGGGCTGGAGGCCGCCGTGGTCGTCTCCGCCGCCGACGCCGTGGAGCAGGAGGGGCTCGCCGCCGTCCGCGACCTCACCCCGGGCGCGCCCGTGCACCTCGCCGGCCCCGACGGCGTCGTCCGCGCCACCG